One genomic window of Chloroflexota bacterium includes the following:
- a CDS encoding 4Fe-4S dicluster domain-containing protein, with protein sequence MRLKGLFHHESTRHQALAKGYVVPETARCVQCGICSFHCPIEINVRLHAWLGEPVKDRHCLTCGECVARCPRGVLSFEVTRFFDERGNA encoded by the coding sequence TTGAGACTTAAAGGTTTGTTTCATCACGAGAGTACGCGTCATCAGGCTTTGGCCAAAGGCTATGTTGTCCCTGAAACGGCGCGCTGTGTGCAATGCGGCATCTGCTCGTTTCACTGCCCAATTGAAATTAATGTGCGCCTGCATGCCTGGCTGGGCGAGCCGGTTAAAGATCGCCACTGCCTGACCTGTGGCGAATGTGTGGCACGTTGCCCGCGTGGTGTGTTGAGTTTTGAAGTCACGCGCTTTTTTGACGAAAGGGGCAACGCATGA